Proteins from a single region of Trichoderma asperellum chromosome 3, complete sequence:
- a CDS encoding uncharacterized protein (TransMembrane:6 (i117-137o157-181i202-223o235-256i472-491o503-527i)): MANRQASRASRSSTGFIPLEGGDSRDMDNDNPGGIPLAPLTTVKSSASTTGARRPMLNAHSNDEHNEKHGVHHRHAGRRRRMDDESLKRRQTGEDVSMNAMGRLYAKIVGFSVITRYMVYVVPVGILLAVPLIVLRLTGHKNDNRLGTNDGAHGPPLFYLFLWIQISWLSLWGVKVAVWFLPHVFMFFSGIVSAGTRKYATVLSNLTIVISIFFWGLASWLTFKSIFAQAYSDGIAWVVNLERVLGACFVSSAILLGEKAIVQLIGVSYHQRSFDNRIKDSKREIHLLGLLYDASRTLFPMYCPEFAEEDYIIEDSIEMMLRRKAGKSSVGGVAPVRIIGDVSRFGDKVTSVFGNLASEITGKHVFNPNSAHSIVIEALEKKRSSEALARRLWMSFVIEGRDALYLDDVEEVLGPAYKAEAEEAFEAIDTDANGDISLEEMLRKVVEMGKERKAIAEGMKDIGQALTAFDKVLLFVVLLITVFIFLSFFNSSLLTTIATAGTALLSLSFVFAVTTQEFLGSCIFLFVKHPYDVGDRIEISGTQMLVDRISLLYTVFTRTDKMQVSQVPNIVLNNLWIENITRSKAMSETFTVDVSFDTSFEDIELLRVEMENFVRAPENSRDFQPDFSIGVGGVNNLDKLTLKIGIKHKSNWHNDRVRATRRSKFMCALAIAMKKVPILGPGGGGEPLGGPTNPSYSVAVTDSWAAESREKAAKATDAGRMVPTMNQTPEEQFQTEKNAASALNATRNLAVETTGMWDSDTRSIASRDPGDEPDLLKKENSQRGGRRRAGEGLTGLTPSDSNNGTFPTSPRIQTYDEEAQTGIPGSQFGAHQEDGASVGRQSSYRGASFDVSRTEDTLHLHPSVHVPGRGLSVGRRQRGSTTSNPHHEV; this comes from the exons AATGCCCACAGCAACGACGAGCACAACGAGAAGCATGGCGTGCACCATCGCCATGCCGGCCGTCGACGGAGGATGGACGACGAAAGCCTCAAGCGCAGACAGACTGGCGAGGATGTCAGCATGAATGCCATGGGCCGGCTCTATGCCAAGATCGTCGGCTTCTCAGTCATCACGCGATACATGGTTTACGTCGTCCCCGTCGGCATCTTGCTGGCAGTCCCTCTGATTGTGCTTCGCCTTACTGGCCACAAGAATGACAACCGTCTCGGCACCAATGACGGCGCTCACGGTCCCCCTTTGTTCTATCTCTTTCTCTGGATTCAAATCTCCTGGCTGTCTCTCTGGGGCGTCAAGGTAGCTGTCTGGTTTCTCCCGCACGTCTTCATGTTCTTCAGCGGCATCGTCAGCGCCGGCACTCGCAAGTACGCCACCGTCCTGAGCAACCTGACCAttgtcatctccatcttcttctggggtCTGGCGTCGTGGCTTACTTTCAAGAGCATCTTCGCCCAAGCCTACTCTGATGGAATTGCCTGGGTCGTTAACCTGGAGCGTGTCCTTGGTGCCTGCTTCGTGTCTTCTGCCATCCTTCTTGGCGAGAAGGCCATTGTTCAGCTCATTGGTGTGTCGTATCATCAGCGATCCTTTGACAACCGCATCAAAGACTCCAAGCGGGAAATCCACCTCTTGGGTCTTTTGTATGACGCCTCTCGAACGCTCTTCCCCATGTACTGCCCTGAATTTGCCGAAGAAGATTATATCATCGAAGATAGTATCGAGATGATGCTTCGACGCAAAGCTGGCAAGTCTAGCGTCGGCGGTGTTGCTCCTGTGAGGATCATTGGTGACGTCAGCCGATTTGGTGACAAGGTGACCTCCGTCTTTGGCAACCTTGCTAGCGAAATCACGGGCAAGCACGTCTTCAACCCCAATTCCGCCCACTCCATTGTCATTGAAGCtttggagaagaagcgatCTTCCGAGGCCCTGGCTAGGCGTCTCTGGATGTCCTTTGTCATTGAGGGACGGGACGCGCTCTACCTCGATGACGTGGAAGAGGTTCTTGGACCGGCTTACAAGGCggaggctgaagaggccTTTGAGGCTATCGACACTGACGCCAACGGGGATATCAGCCTCGAGGAAATGCTACGTAAAGTTGTGGAGATGGGCAAAGAGCGAAAGGCTATTGCCGAAGGCATGAAGGACATTGGTCAGGCCCTAACAGCATTTGATAAGGTCTTGCTGTTCGTAGTGTTACTGATTACTGTTTTTATCTTTT TgtccttcttcaacagcagtCTGCTCACAACCATCGCCACCGCCGGAACCGCTCTTTTATCTCtttcctttgtctttgcCGTTACTACTCAAGAGTTCCTTGGTTCTtgcatctttcttttcgtcaAACACCCCTACGATGTCGGTGATCGCATCGAGATTTCCGGCACGCAAATGCTGGTCGACCGTATTTCCCTCCTGTACACTGTTTTCACGCGCACCGATAAGATGCAGGTCTCGCAGGTTCCCAACATTGTACTAAACAATCTCTGGATCGAAAACATTACTCGAAGCAAGGCCATGTCAGAGACCTTCACTGTCGACGTCTCTTTTGACACCTCATTTGAAGATATCGAGCTGCTTCgtgtggagatggagaactTTGTCCGCGCGCCTGAGAACTCCCGAGACTTCCAACCCGACTTCAGCATTGGTGTTGGCGGTGTCAATAACCTTGACAAGTTGACACTCAAAATCGGCATCAAGCACAAGTCCAACTGGCACAACGACCGTGTCCGAGCCACTCGTCGCTCCAAGTTTATGTGTGCTCTGGCCATTGCTATGAAGAAAGTTCCCATCCTTGGtcctggcggcggtggtgagcCTCTTGGTGGACCCACCAATCCTTCTTACTCTGTGGCCGTGACCGACTCATGGGCTGCTGAGAGTCGagaaaaggcagccaagGCAACTGATGCCGGGCGCATGGTGCCGACCATGAACCAGACCCCGGAAGAGCAGTTTCAGACAGAGAAGAATGCAGCCTCGGCGCTTAACGCAACCCGAAACCTCGCTGTCGAAACCACGGGTATGTGGGATTCTGACACCCGCTCAATCGCATCCAGAGACCCAGGCGACGAACCGGACCttctgaagaaggaaaacagcCAGCGTGGCGGTCGCCGACGAGCGGGCGAGGGCTTGACTGGACTTACACCTTCGGATAGCAACAATGGAACCTTTCCCACAAGCCCTAGAATCCAGACctatgatgaagaggcccAAACTGGAATCCCAGGATCTCAGTTTGGCGCTCATCAGGAAGACGGAGCGTCTGTCGGTCGCCAATCTAGCTACCGGGGCGCCAGCTTCGACGTGAGCCGCACTGAGGACACCCTGCACCTGCACCCCTCGGTGCATGTCCCCGGCCGAGGCCTCAGCGTTGGTCGACGCCAACGAGGATCGACAACTAGCAATCCTCACCACGAGGTGTAA